The following coding sequences are from one Paenibacillus stellifer window:
- a CDS encoding FecCD family ABC transporter permease: MGSSSLPRYSIVIFGCSLFIVLFIILGLTMGEMGLSLREVLNSLLRLSAHRENDLVIFQFRLPRIALGALLGFGLGLTGSAVQSLTRNGLADPGILGINAGAGMFVVIFMLLLKDLLPPSGTAQVMLMPLFGMTGGLLASALIFLLSRDRDGINPQKLLLVGIAVSSGFSAVTLYASLKMNPNDFERAAAWLSGNLNSANWLFVASVLPWTLLLTPLLLSKTRTLDLFRMGDSSVVSLGVPVRRERGLLLLASVGLVSSGVAVAGSIGFVGLIAPHMAVRLTGLTHRRSLLVSGLLGAALVLAGDFIGRTIFSPAQLPVGIVLSVIGAPYFVWLLASRRRRT; this comes from the coding sequence GTGGGTAGCTCATCATTGCCGCGCTATTCGATAGTTATATTCGGGTGCAGCCTGTTCATAGTTCTGTTTATCATCCTCGGCCTTACCATGGGCGAAATGGGCTTGTCCCTGCGCGAGGTGCTGAACTCGCTGCTGCGGCTCTCGGCGCATCGGGAGAATGATCTGGTGATCTTTCAATTCCGGCTTCCGCGGATTGCGCTTGGCGCCCTTCTCGGCTTCGGACTCGGACTGACGGGATCAGCCGTTCAGAGCCTTACCCGCAACGGGCTTGCCGATCCCGGTATTCTCGGCATTAATGCGGGAGCCGGCATGTTCGTCGTTATCTTCATGCTGTTGCTGAAGGACCTGCTCCCTCCTTCGGGAACGGCCCAAGTGATGCTGATGCCGCTGTTCGGCATGACCGGAGGACTGCTTGCCTCCGCATTGATCTTCCTCCTGTCCCGTGACCGGGATGGGATTAATCCGCAGAAATTGCTGCTTGTCGGAATCGCCGTCTCCTCAGGGTTCTCCGCCGTAACGCTGTATGCCTCGCTTAAAATGAACCCGAATGATTTCGAACGGGCCGCAGCCTGGCTGTCCGGCAATCTGAATTCGGCCAACTGGCTCTTCGTGGCATCCGTGCTTCCATGGACCCTGCTGCTGACGCCGCTGCTTCTGTCCAAGACCCGAACACTGGACCTGTTCCGGATGGGAGACAGCAGCGTTGTCAGCCTCGGCGTACCGGTCCGCCGGGAACGTGGCCTGCTCCTGCTCGCAAGCGTAGGCCTCGTCTCCTCCGGGGTGGCGGTCGCCGGCAGCATCGGCTTCGTAGGCTTAATCGCGCCGCATATGGCGGTCCGGCTGACCGGACTAACGCACCGAAGATCGCTTCTGGTCAGCGGTTTGCTGGGCGCAGCGCTCGTTCTCGCCGGAGATTTTATCGGCAGGACAATCTTCTCCCCGGCCCAACTGCCGGTCGGCATCGTGCTGTCTGTAATCGGCGCTCCCTACTTTGTCTGGCTGCTGGCATCAAGACGCCGGCGGACATAA